From the genome of Sulfitobacter sp. DSM 110093, one region includes:
- the truB gene encoding tRNA pseudouridine(55) synthase TruB yields the protein MARKRKGRDISGWLVVDKPAGPTSTAVVNKVRWALEAKKAGHAGTLDPEATGVLAIALGEATKTVPYITDALKAYEFTVRLGIATNTDDAEGEVIGTSDLRPDDAAIKDALSGFIGDIQQVPPQFSAVKIDGQRAYKRARDGEEMDIAARPLWVESLLLLDRPDADHVTLEMVCGKGGYVRSIARDLGQKLGCLGHVRELRRTWSGPFDAANALTLAQIDEIARTPELDTHLLPLAEGLAELPEVKATPEGATRLRNGNPGMVIAHDVEYGDECWASLDGQPVAVGRFKAGELHPSRVFNLSSDTNEG from the coding sequence ATGGCACGCAAACGCAAGGGTCGCGATATTTCCGGTTGGCTGGTTGTAGACAAACCCGCCGGGCCGACATCGACCGCCGTGGTCAACAAGGTTCGCTGGGCGCTTGAAGCCAAGAAGGCGGGCCACGCAGGCACCCTTGATCCCGAAGCGACCGGCGTTTTGGCCATCGCCTTGGGCGAAGCGACCAAGACCGTGCCCTATATCACCGACGCGCTCAAAGCCTATGAGTTCACCGTGCGTCTTGGTATTGCCACCAATACCGACGATGCCGAAGGCGAAGTCATCGGCACCTCCGATCTGCGCCCCGATGATGCAGCGATCAAAGACGCGCTGAGCGGTTTTATTGGCGATATCCAGCAGGTGCCGCCGCAGTTCTCTGCCGTAAAGATCGACGGCCAGCGCGCCTATAAACGTGCCCGTGATGGCGAAGAGATGGACATCGCGGCGCGCCCACTTTGGGTGGAAAGCTTGCTGCTGCTCGACCGGCCCGACGCCGATCACGTCACGCTTGAAATGGTCTGCGGCAAGGGTGGCTATGTCCGCTCCATCGCCCGCGATCTGGGGCAGAAGCTTGGCTGCCTCGGCCACGTCCGCGAGCTGCGCCGCACGTGGTCTGGCCCGTTTGACGCCGCGAACGCTCTGACGTTGGCACAGATCGACGAAATCGCCCGCACCCCGGAACTCGACACGCATCTATTGCCGCTCGCCGAAGGGCTGGCGGAGCTGCCCGAGGTCAAAGCCACCCCCGAAGGCGCCACCCGTCTGCGCAATGGCAACCCCGGCATGGTGATCGCCCATGACGTGGAATATGGCGATGAATGCTGGGCCTCGCTGGATGGTCAGCCCGTCGCCGTGGGCCGTTTCAAGGCAGGCGAATTGCACCCCAGCCGGGTGTTCAACCTATCCTCGGACACGAACGAGGGCTGA
- a CDS encoding phosphodiester glycosidase family protein has translation MIRAGLIALALIALKGTPSDAAECRNITFDGSSYTVCEVDLERDDLRLFLNDDAGAPYGFFGSLDEALKAQGLRLGFAMNAGMYHEDRSPVGHYVEEGIEARGVIDSAGPGNFGLLPNGVFCLRDGRADVIETKRYLRNRPACRFATQSGPMLVIDGALHPRFLPNSTSRYIRNGVGTTADGKRAVFAISNDVVTFHEFARLYRDELDLPNALYFDGNISRLRAPGLRRTGAGFTTLGPIIGIVTPAK, from the coding sequence GTGATCCGCGCCGGTCTGATCGCATTGGCGCTGATCGCGCTGAAAGGCACGCCTTCGGACGCTGCCGAATGTCGCAACATTACGTTTGACGGCAGTTCCTACACCGTTTGCGAGGTAGATCTGGAACGTGACGATCTGCGGCTCTTTCTCAACGATGACGCAGGCGCGCCCTATGGGTTCTTCGGCTCGTTAGATGAAGCGCTAAAGGCGCAGGGCTTGCGGCTGGGCTTTGCGATGAACGCGGGCATGTACCACGAGGACCGCTCTCCGGTCGGGCATTACGTCGAAGAGGGTATCGAGGCGCGCGGCGTGATCGACAGCGCGGGGCCCGGCAACTTTGGCCTGCTGCCCAACGGCGTCTTCTGCCTGCGCGATGGCCGCGCCGATGTGATCGAGACCAAGCGCTATCTTAGGAACAGGCCCGCCTGCCGCTTTGCCACGCAATCCGGCCCGATGCTGGTGATCGACGGGGCGCTGCATCCGCGATTCTTACCCAACAGCACCTCGCGCTATATCCGCAACGGCGTTGGCACCACGGCAGACGGAAAACGCGCTGTTTTCGCGATTTCCAATGACGTGGTAACCTTTCATGAGTTTGCCCGGCTCTACCGCGATGAGTTGGACCTGCCTAACGCGCTGTATTTCGACGGCAATATCTCCCGTCTGCGCGCGCCGGGACTGCGCCGTACCGGGGCGGGCTTCACCACGCTGGGGCCGATCATCGGCATCGTCACGCCTGCAAAGTGA
- the rbfA gene encoding 30S ribosome-binding factor RbfA, protein MAKNKFHEGAGPSQRQLRVGETVRRALSDVLARGDVHDTDLNRLSITVGEVRISPDLKIATAYVLPLGGEGQDEVLKLLARNKNELRRQVAKKLTLKFSPDLRFQLDRTFDRMDDTRRMLNQDVVRRDADAPDDDAADSAPDQ, encoded by the coding sequence ATGGCAAAGAACAAGTTTCATGAGGGCGCAGGCCCGTCGCAACGACAACTCCGCGTGGGCGAAACCGTCCGCCGCGCCTTGTCTGATGTACTCGCACGCGGGGACGTGCATGACACCGACCTCAACCGTCTGTCTATCACCGTGGGGGAAGTGCGCATCTCGCCCGATCTCAAGATCGCCACGGCCTATGTGCTGCCGCTGGGTGGTGAAGGTCAGGATGAGGTGCTTAAACTGCTTGCGCGCAATAAGAACGAATTGCGCCGACAAGTGGCTAAGAAACTCACGCTCAAGTTTTCCCCCGATCTGCGGTTCCAATTGGATCGGACATTCGACCGGATGGACGACACGCGCCGGATGTTGAACCAAGACGTGGTGCGCCGCGATGCGGATGCGCCGGATGATGACGCTGCCGACAGCGCGCCGGATCAGTGA
- the dapB gene encoding 4-hydroxy-tetrahydrodipicolinate reductase has protein sequence MTQTPGIAVTGASGRMGQMLIREITASDKMHLAAAVERTGHDWVGRDVGEAMGGTASGVTVTDDAAGAFAKVQAVIDFTAPQATIAFAAEAAKAGIVHVIGTTGMTDEEIAQLAPAAEQGAVIVRAGNMSLGVNLLTQLTRQVAAALDVDYDIEIIEAHHNQKVDAPSGTALMLGEAAAEGRGVKLADVSDRGRDGITGARKKGDIGFTAIRGGDIVGEHDVMFAAAGERIILRHIASDRALFARGALKAALWGQGQAPGEYDMLDVLGLKP, from the coding sequence ATGACACAGACCCCCGGCATTGCCGTTACCGGCGCCTCTGGCCGCATGGGCCAGATGTTGATCCGTGAGATCACCGCCAGCGACAAAATGCATCTGGCCGCAGCGGTAGAGCGGACGGGTCATGATTGGGTTGGCCGCGATGTGGGTGAGGCGATGGGTGGCACCGCGTCTGGTGTGACCGTAACTGACGACGCAGCCGGGGCGTTCGCCAAGGTGCAGGCCGTGATCGATTTCACCGCGCCTCAGGCCACGATCGCCTTTGCTGCCGAGGCCGCGAAGGCCGGGATCGTGCATGTCATCGGCACCACCGGGATGACCGATGAAGAAATCGCGCAGCTTGCTCCAGCAGCCGAGCAGGGGGCCGTCATCGTCCGCGCGGGCAACATGAGCCTTGGCGTGAACCTGCTGACACAGCTCACCCGTCAGGTCGCCGCTGCATTGGACGTGGATTACGATATTGAGATCATTGAGGCGCATCACAATCAAAAGGTCGACGCACCGTCAGGCACCGCTTTGATGTTGGGCGAAGCTGCCGCCGAGGGGCGCGGCGTGAAACTCGCCGATGTCTCCGACAGGGGCCGCGATGGCATTACTGGTGCACGGAAGAAGGGGGACATCGGTTTCACCGCGATCCGGGGCGGAGACATCGTGGGGGAGCATGATGTGATGTTCGCCGCCGCCGGAGAGCGGATCATCCTGCGCCACATCGCGTCTGACCGGGCGCTTTTCGCGCGCGGCGCTCTGAAGGCCGCGCTCTGGGGGCAGGGGCAGGCGCCGGGCGAATATGACATGCTGGATGTGCTGGGCCTGAAACCCTGA
- a CDS encoding dihydrodipicolinate reductase, translating into MRITFALAATAVLALSGLPVAAEYARIQSKSDFVAAVDGKNLTRPLVNLQVASGGVISGKGAVWEVTGTWTWKDGFFCRTLVWGGKDLGYNCQVVMRDGAKIRFTSDKGTGDSAVLTLR; encoded by the coding sequence ATGAGGATTACTTTTGCACTCGCCGCAACAGCGGTGTTGGCGCTAAGCGGCCTGCCTGTAGCGGCGGAATATGCCCGTATCCAAAGCAAATCCGACTTCGTCGCGGCGGTGGATGGCAAAAATCTGACCCGCCCGCTCGTCAATCTGCAGGTGGCCTCTGGCGGGGTCATCTCCGGCAAAGGCGCGGTTTGGGAGGTCACGGGCACTTGGACGTGGAAAGACGGTTTCTTCTGTCGGACGCTGGTCTGGGGCGGCAAGGATCTGGGCTATAACTGCCAAGTGGTCATGCGCGATGGCGCGAAAATCCGCTTCACCTCCGACAAGGGTACGGGCGATTCAGCCGTCCTGACCCTGCGCTAA
- a CDS encoding DUF1674 domain-containing protein: protein MPDQRPIPDSKPGPDPTPSPAPDLPPQPKPGPKPIPDTPHDPTPQPGPDLPAAAQRALAEAAARREAAAALDLPAELGGRDGPEPVRYGDWEKKGIAVDF, encoded by the coding sequence ATGCCCGATCAACGCCCCATTCCCGACAGCAAACCCGGACCTGACCCAACTCCAAGCCCCGCGCCGGACCTGCCACCGCAGCCCAAACCGGGGCCAAAGCCGATCCCCGACACGCCACATGACCCGACCCCGCAGCCCGGCCCTGACCTGCCCGCCGCCGCGCAACGCGCCTTGGCCGAGGCCGCCGCACGGCGCGAGGCCGCCGCTGCGCTGGACCTGCCCGCCGAACTGGGTGGCCGCGATGGGCCAGAGCCGGTGCGCTATGGCGATTGGGAGAAAAAGGGCATCGCCGTCGATTTCTAA
- a CDS encoding transcription antitermination factor NusB: protein MADTGVQARRSAVYLLDQILGEEPRLMSELLASGALDKLPPDDRARAQRLAQDTLRGLERADRLLQKHLQKAPPLTVRNVLRVGTVELCHGGAAHGVVNTMVNLVSQHRTLSHLRGLTNAVLRKIAAQGPEAWDALRAPRLPKWLRGPLAEAWGTDAIAAMEEAHFVGAPLDLTAKGDPAALAEAVGGTLLPTGSVRVTDAGQVSTMPGFAEGDWWVQDAAAAIPVRVLAPTEGETVLDLCAAPGGKTMQLAAAGAVVTAVDQSHPRMQRVKENLARVGLKAKTLTKDARAVEGAFDAILLDAPCSATGTIRRHPDLPHAKDGSEFGDLIELQSELIDHAWSLLKPGGRLVFCTCSLLPDEGEVQVDEALERHGDMTVDRAALDVAGVDAEWITEEGGLRLRPDFWADKGGMDGFYIACLRKG, encoded by the coding sequence ATGGCAGACACAGGCGTTCAGGCCCGCAGAAGCGCGGTATACCTGCTGGATCAGATTTTGGGCGAAGAGCCACGTCTGATGTCGGAACTGCTCGCCTCCGGCGCGTTGGACAAGTTGCCCCCGGATGATCGGGCGCGGGCACAACGTCTGGCACAGGACACGCTGCGCGGATTGGAGCGTGCCGACCGGCTGTTGCAAAAACATCTGCAAAAGGCCCCGCCGCTGACCGTGCGCAACGTGCTCCGCGTCGGTACGGTGGAGCTCTGTCATGGCGGGGCGGCGCATGGGGTGGTGAACACGATGGTCAATCTCGTGTCGCAGCACCGCACGCTGAGCCACCTCAGAGGTCTGACCAATGCCGTCCTGCGCAAGATCGCCGCGCAGGGGCCTGAGGCTTGGGACGCCCTGCGTGCGCCGCGCCTGCCGAAATGGCTGCGCGGCCCGCTGGCCGAAGCTTGGGGCACCGACGCCATCGCCGCGATGGAAGAGGCGCATTTCGTGGGCGCACCGCTTGATCTGACCGCCAAGGGTGATCCTGCCGCTTTGGCCGAGGCCGTGGGCGGCACGCTGTTGCCGACAGGGTCCGTTCGGGTGACGGATGCCGGGCAGGTCTCCACCATGCCCGGCTTTGCCGAAGGTGACTGGTGGGTGCAGGATGCCGCCGCTGCGATCCCGGTGCGGGTGCTGGCCCCGACCGAAGGTGAAACCGTGCTGGACCTCTGTGCCGCGCCGGGGGGCAAGACCATGCAGCTTGCCGCTGCGGGGGCTGTCGTGACCGCCGTTGACCAGTCGCATCCACGGATGCAGCGGGTGAAGGAAAACCTTGCCCGCGTGGGGCTTAAGGCCAAGACACTCACCAAGGACGCCCGTGCCGTAGAGGGTGCGTTTGACGCGATCCTGCTTGATGCGCCCTGTTCCGCCACCGGCACCATCCGCCGCCACCCCGATCTGCCCCATGCCAAAGATGGCTCGGAATTCGGGGACCTGATCGAGTTGCAATCCGAGTTGATCGACCACGCATGGAGCTTGCTGAAACCCGGCGGGCGGCTGGTGTTCTGCACCTGCAGCCTGCTGCCCGACGAGGGCGAAGTGCAGGTCGACGAAGCCTTAGAACGGCACGGTGACATGACGGTGGACCGCGCCGCGCTGGACGTGGCCGGGGTCGACGCAGAGTGGATCACCGAAGAAGGCGGGTTGCGTCTGCGCCCTGATTTCTGGGCTGACAAAGGCGGCATGGACGGGTTCTACATCGCCTGTTTGCGCAAAGGTTAA
- a CDS encoding PhnD/SsuA/transferrin family substrate-binding protein yields MIASLMMYLRPETAEAHARYWALICEELAARGIAAPETLNNKAEEFTVWKAPDLTLSQTCGMPYRLWLHDHVTLIGTPDFAVAGCPPGYYNSVFVIRADDPRETISEFRTARFTYNQSFSQSGYAAAHAHCSAEGFWFKNRSQSHGHRNSAQTVADGRADIAALDAVSWRLIQRYDPFARHLRVLERTTPTPGLPYIAAAGANRIATFAAVSQAIARLMPEDVETLGIRGLIDIPNAAYLAVPSPPIGA; encoded by the coding sequence ATGATCGCCAGCCTGATGATGTACCTGCGGCCAGAGACCGCCGAGGCCCATGCCCGCTATTGGGCGCTAATCTGCGAAGAACTTGCCGCGCGGGGCATCGCGGCGCCTGAAACACTGAACAACAAAGCAGAGGAATTTACAGTTTGGAAGGCGCCGGATCTGACCCTCTCGCAAACCTGCGGGATGCCTTACCGTCTGTGGCTGCACGACCATGTCACGTTGATCGGTACGCCTGACTTTGCCGTCGCAGGCTGCCCGCCGGGATATTACAACAGCGTTTTTGTGATCCGTGCCGATGATCCCCGTGAAACAATTTCCGAATTTCGCACGGCGCGGTTCACCTATAATCAGTCATTTTCACAGTCTGGATATGCCGCTGCTCACGCTCATTGCAGCGCAGAGGGGTTCTGGTTCAAGAACCGTTCACAAAGCCATGGTCACCGCAACTCTGCCCAGACCGTCGCAGATGGGCGCGCGGATATCGCAGCACTTGATGCGGTGTCATGGCGATTGATCCAACGCTACGACCCCTTCGCCCGCCACCTGCGGGTGCTAGAGCGCACCACACCAACACCCGGCCTGCCCTATATCGCGGCGGCGGGGGCGAATCGTATCGCGACTTTTGCAGCGGTCAGCCAAGCCATCGCGCGGCTTATGCCTGAAGATGTCGAAACGCTGGGCATCAGAGGTTTGATAGACATACCGAACGCGGCGTACCTCGCCGTACCCTCACCGCCGATCGGCGCGTGA